From the genome of Colletotrichum higginsianum IMI 349063 chromosome 4, whole genome shotgun sequence, one region includes:
- a CDS encoding Rapid response to glucose protein, giving the protein MLLEPKDFPQMWQKPSSDDLLNTLKQLELSPPIWSHKRRRSEIVHEQEATAYFRREVSMYLSSIIKSSLSWIEDADEQEEIWSEASRRMAERCGRTAMGEITRQWPFLEDALTPTFELIIREPPLTGDSLGHKTWGSSYVLAQHLPSIGSTALFRLFDESLGQPRPSVLELGSGTGLLGLAAAALWKVHVILSDLPDIMSNLQHNVEANRATVEKFGGSLDAGALTWGGSGENEVDQSLFDKKNQFRVVLAADPLYDDCHPGLLAGAFSEHLSTEDDARAVVMVPLRDETTKRLLRLFRDTMGSQEMSLVCIEEGTLDGQDDWGEAEEGTQVTCWWGIFARQQ; this is encoded by the exons ATGTTACTCGAGCCAAAGGATTTCCCGCAGATGTGGCAGAAACCGTCAAGTGATGACTTACTCAACACACTGAAGCAATTGGAACTCAGCCCTCCGATATGGAGTCACAAGCGCAGGAGATCCGAAATCGTTCATGAGCAGGAAGCCACGGCCTACTTCCGACGCGAGGTGTCCATGTACCTGTCATCTATCATCAAGAGCAGTCTCTCCTGGATCGAAGATGCCGATGAGCAGGAGGAGATCTGGTCAGAGGCCAGCCGCAGGATGGCGGAGCGCTGTGGGAGAACAG CCATGGGCGAGATCACGCGACAGTGGCCCTTCCTGGAGGACGCTCTCACTCCGACATTCGAGCTCATCATCCGCGAGCCGCCCCTGACAGGCGACTCACTCGGTCACAAGACATGGGGCTCATCGTACGTACTGGCGCAACACCTACCGTCTATCGGCTCCACCGCCCTGTTCCGCCTCTTTGACGAGTCTCTCGGCCAGCCTCGACCGTCCGTGTTGGAGTTGGGCTCCGGAACAGGCCTGCTTggactcgccgccgcggcttTGTGGAAGGTCCACGTTATTCTGAGTGACTTACCGGACATCATGTCTAACCTGCAGCATAACGTCGAGGCCAACCGGGCGACCGTGGAGAAGTTTGGCGGGTCACTGGACGCGGGAGCCCTGACCTGGGGTGGTTCAGGGGAAAATGAGGTTGACCAAAGCTTGTTTGACAAGAAGAACCAGTTCAGG GTTGTCCTCGCCGCTGATCCTCTCTACGACGATTGTCATCCGGGCCTTCTGGCTGGCGCTTTTTCGGAACACCTTTCTACTGAAGACGACGCACGCGCTGTTGTGATGGTTCCTTTGCGAGATGAAACTACGAAACGGCTTTTGAGATTGTTCAGAGATACCATGGGAAGTCAAGAGATGTCTCTGGTGTGCATTGAAGAGGGGACACTTGATGGCCAGGACGATTggggcgaggccgaggagggtACCCA